A single Saccharolobus shibatae B12 DNA region contains:
- a CDS encoding amylo-alpha-1,6-glucosidase, translating to MIPLDQCEEEWLLPTRTGGYASSTICGINARTYHGYLIVPLNQPHHRFLILSKFEDFLLINGNAYSMSTNHYPNSYYPDGYKYLVNVEKTGNNKITWYYDFGYSQVQKTLKVHKGYNAITITYIATRGKFKLCPFVTFRSHHLAKKFQNEFFTYEIYPPNIIYVLYEGKRILNFEIHDKYELMNSGYWYYNFIYKLDQELGNNYMEDLYNPFCIISTSNKISVTAYYDQRPKDLNVEETDHYDILKLLSVVGKDFVVKGKDGWAIIAGYHWFDEWGRDTFISLEGLLLVDKQYDIAKQIILRYLNLEKRGMLPNNFISYNGEPVYKGVDISLWAINAIYKTYIYSRDKDFIRKVFDKVLDIIDWYSKGNGVVYNVDNLIFHKGAPRTWMDASYDSRIVTPREGAAVEINALWYNALRIAEFLLKELGEKAEYLSVFAEKVKKSFAEKFISQNGLYDYISWDNIPDKSIRPNQIFSISLPFPIIDDKNIASKILTLIESKLLRQYGLSSLSREDPNYKPVYKGDRRSRDEAYHNGPIWPWLLGAYVDAKLKLESNIMELKLLLEYLNPLLTHASKNQGYIPEIFDDIPPYRPRGCFAQAWSNAEVYRVLVNLSKL from the coding sequence ATGATCCCCTTAGACCAGTGCGAGGAGGAATGGCTTTTACCAACTAGGACTGGAGGATACGCATCATCCACAATATGCGGAATAAACGCCAGGACTTACCATGGATACTTAATAGTTCCATTAAACCAACCACATCATAGATTCCTAATACTTTCCAAGTTTGAGGATTTCTTGCTTATTAACGGTAACGCGTACTCGATGTCGACTAATCATTATCCGAACTCATATTATCCAGATGGGTATAAATATCTAGTAAACGTTGAAAAAACCGGTAATAACAAAATAACCTGGTATTATGACTTTGGTTATTCGCAAGTTCAAAAAACTCTAAAGGTTCATAAAGGTTACAACGCGATAACAATTACCTATATTGCGACTAGGGGTAAATTCAAATTATGTCCCTTCGTTACTTTTAGAAGCCATCATCTAGCTAAGAAATTCCAAAACGAATTCTTTACGTATGAGATTTATCCACCAAATATAATTTACGTATTATACGAAGGGAAAAGAATTTTGAACTTTGAAATTCATGATAAGTATGAGCTAATGAATTCTGGTTACTGGTATTATAACTTTATTTATAAATTGGATCAAGAGTTAGGGAATAATTATATGGAAGATTTATATAATCCATTCTGCATTATCTCAACCTCAAATAAGATCTCAGTTACAGCATATTACGACCAACGTCCAAAGGATTTGAACGTTGAAGAAACTGATCACTATGATATTTTAAAACTTCTTTCAGTGGTAGGAAAAGACTTTGTAGTCAAAGGAAAAGACGGCTGGGCAATTATAGCTGGATATCATTGGTTTGACGAGTGGGGGAGAGACACTTTCATATCTTTAGAGGGACTTTTACTCGTTGATAAACAGTATGATATTGCTAAACAAATCATTCTCAGATATTTAAATCTTGAAAAAAGGGGTATGCTACCAAACAATTTCATAAGCTATAACGGAGAACCAGTATACAAAGGTGTTGATATTTCACTCTGGGCTATAAACGCAATTTATAAAACTTATATTTATTCACGAGATAAGGACTTTATTAGAAAGGTATTTGATAAGGTCTTGGATATAATAGACTGGTATTCCAAGGGAAATGGGGTAGTCTATAACGTTGACAACCTAATTTTCCACAAAGGAGCCCCAAGAACTTGGATGGACGCATCTTATGATAGTAGAATAGTAACCCCAAGAGAAGGCGCTGCAGTTGAGATAAACGCATTATGGTATAACGCATTAAGGATAGCTGAATTCTTACTTAAGGAATTGGGAGAAAAAGCAGAATATTTATCAGTTTTTGCAGAAAAAGTTAAGAAATCATTTGCAGAAAAATTCATTTCACAAAACGGTCTTTACGATTATATAAGCTGGGACAACATTCCAGATAAGAGCATAAGACCTAACCAAATATTTTCCATTTCTTTACCATTTCCCATAATAGATGATAAGAATATAGCTTCTAAGATCTTAACACTTATTGAAAGTAAATTGCTTAGACAATACGGATTAAGTAGCTTAAGTAGAGAAGATCCTAACTATAAACCAGTATATAAGGGGGATAGGAGAAGCAGAGATGAGGCTTATCATAATGGACCCATATGGCCTTGGCTACTGGGTGCATACGTTGATGCCAAGTTAAAACTTGAAAGTAACATAATGGAACTAAAACTTTTGCTAGAGTACTTAAATCCCCTTCTAACTCACGCCAGTAAAAATCAAGGATATATACCGGAAATTTTTGATGACATACCACCATATAGACCAAGAGGATGTTTTGCACAAGCGTGGAGCAACGCAGAAGTATATAGAGTGCTTGTTAACTTGTCAAAACTATAG
- a CDS encoding L-aspartate oxidase: MIYIFGSGLAGLSAAISLHKSGYKVTVISKKIDGGSSYWAKGGIAAAVGNDDSPELHLSDTLKVGDGLCDVKSVDYVTREIRYVVSAVEKWGFRFDEGLRLEGGHSKRRVLHKTDETGREITSFLLNLAKKEGINLVEDKLLALKVKDCKVVGFVTEKGGSFDAEKVVLATGGYGYLFKFTSNPSTNVGDGIAIAFRTGALVSDMEFVQFHPTVTTFDGKAYLLTETLRGEGAILLNEKGERFAFNYHSKGELAPRDVLSRAIYDQYKKGHIVYIDLSPIEDFDEKFPVLSEYIKRYGKKLQVFPGAHYTIGGIRINVRGETNIKGLYAIGEISDSGLHGANRLASNSLAEDLVYGVNLPIYIDNWEGLSVNDAKETVEVKLNDGNSLSLDEIREYNWNYLGIVRNGEGLSKLVKVYESADLNDNATLVSLLSAKGALLRTESRGTHYREDYPNKSWEDGKRIYFVVSRN; this comes from the coding sequence ATGATCTACATTTTCGGCAGTGGTCTAGCGGGTCTAAGCGCTGCAATATCCTTGCATAAATCTGGATACAAGGTAACCGTTATTTCGAAGAAAATTGATGGGGGCTCAAGTTATTGGGCGAAGGGTGGTATTGCTGCAGCTGTTGGCAATGACGATTCCCCAGAACTTCACTTGAGCGATACTTTGAAAGTGGGTGATGGGTTATGTGATGTTAAATCTGTGGATTACGTTACGAGGGAGATTCGTTATGTTGTTAGCGCAGTTGAGAAATGGGGTTTCAGATTTGATGAGGGTTTAAGGTTAGAGGGCGGGCATTCTAAGAGAAGGGTATTGCATAAGACTGACGAGACTGGTAGGGAGATAACTAGTTTCCTTTTGAACTTAGCTAAGAAAGAGGGAATTAATCTTGTTGAAGATAAGTTACTAGCCTTAAAGGTTAAAGATTGTAAGGTTGTAGGATTCGTAACGGAAAAGGGTGGAAGCTTTGACGCCGAAAAGGTCGTTTTAGCTACAGGTGGTTATGGCTATTTGTTTAAATTTACTTCTAATCCTAGCACAAACGTGGGAGACGGTATAGCCATAGCCTTTAGGACTGGAGCTTTGGTTTCAGATATGGAGTTTGTTCAATTCCACCCTACTGTTACAACGTTTGATGGTAAAGCCTATTTATTGACTGAAACCCTAAGGGGTGAGGGAGCGATTCTGCTGAATGAGAAGGGCGAAAGATTTGCTTTCAATTATCACAGTAAGGGTGAATTAGCACCAAGGGATGTTTTAAGTAGGGCTATCTATGACCAGTACAAGAAGGGGCATATAGTTTATATTGATCTTTCACCCATTGAAGATTTTGATGAGAAGTTCCCCGTTTTAAGTGAATACATTAAGAGGTACGGTAAGAAGTTACAAGTTTTTCCCGGGGCGCATTATACTATTGGAGGGATAAGGATAAATGTTCGTGGAGAAACTAATATTAAAGGTTTATATGCAATAGGTGAGATTTCGGATAGTGGTCTTCACGGTGCGAATAGATTGGCTAGTAATTCCTTGGCTGAGGATTTAGTGTATGGTGTTAACTTACCAATTTATATTGACAATTGGGAGGGGTTAAGTGTGAATGATGCTAAGGAAACTGTTGAGGTTAAGTTAAATGATGGGAATTCTTTGAGTTTAGATGAGATAAGAGAGTATAATTGGAATTATTTAGGGATTGTCAGAAATGGCGAGGGGTTAAGTAAGTTGGTTAAGGTTTACGAGTCTGCTGATTTGAACGATAACGCTACACTGGTTAGCCTATTAAGTGCCAAAGGGGCATTGCTAAGAACGGAAAGTAGAGGTACACATTATAGGGAGGATTATCCTAATAAGAGTTGGGAAGACGGTAAGAGGATATATTTCGTGGTGAGCAGAAATTGA
- a CDS encoding DUF4954 family protein, whose amino-acid sequence MTKWDISDVKVIIPIGGEATRLRPLTIETSKAAVRLLNRPLIEYTILELAKQGIKEFIFGVRGYVNYRSLFDLFKEGIGFSARYKIKPRVHFKYQPRVDSIGNADSVRINIEYYDINEPIIVVQGDNIFKLDIAKALEFHESKGSLMTIVLKKYEGDLSEFGVADTTGDLAIRKFVEKPKRREDAPSDLINTGIYILSPEIRKIFKSNEVKEMYKMGKMDFGKDIIPYLINKGYPVYGYPMKEIWFDIGTPERYLDAMITLLHTLPDSEIGGMRIDPNRRIFVQGTSPDSRKRRKEIQRKFKKGFIKIEGDVLIGRHCQIGDYTYIEESNVDNFTMIGKGVKIVRSAIMDRGYIGDNVYIENSIIARHVEIRSNDEKPVRIINSVIADDVIIGEGSEIIGSRIYPHKFINAGSRIHDTILT is encoded by the coding sequence ATGACAAAGTGGGATATATCAGATGTAAAAGTCATAATTCCCATAGGTGGGGAAGCTACCCGATTACGACCTTTAACAATAGAAACATCTAAGGCAGCTGTTAGATTACTTAACAGACCACTTATTGAATATACAATTTTAGAGTTAGCTAAACAAGGGATTAAGGAATTCATCTTTGGTGTAAGGGGGTATGTAAATTATAGGTCTTTGTTTGACTTATTCAAGGAGGGTATTGGTTTTTCAGCAAGATATAAGATTAAGCCAAGAGTTCACTTTAAGTATCAACCAAGAGTAGATAGTATAGGTAACGCTGATTCTGTGAGAATAAATATTGAATATTATGACATTAATGAGCCTATTATAGTAGTACAAGGAGATAACATATTCAAGTTAGATATAGCAAAGGCATTGGAATTTCACGAATCTAAAGGCTCGTTGATGACCATAGTACTAAAGAAATATGAAGGAGACCTAAGTGAATTTGGTGTAGCCGATACTACTGGGGACTTGGCAATAAGAAAATTTGTTGAAAAGCCTAAGAGAAGAGAGGACGCGCCATCAGATCTAATAAATACTGGAATTTATATTCTATCTCCCGAAATAAGAAAGATCTTTAAGAGTAATGAAGTGAAGGAAATGTATAAGATGGGTAAAATGGATTTCGGAAAGGATATAATTCCATACTTGATAAATAAAGGTTATCCAGTTTACGGATATCCCATGAAAGAAATATGGTTTGATATAGGTACTCCAGAGCGTTATTTGGACGCAATGATTACGCTATTACACACATTGCCAGATTCTGAAATAGGTGGAATGAGGATAGATCCTAATAGACGTATATTTGTACAAGGAACAAGTCCGGACTCAAGGAAGAGAAGAAAGGAGATACAGAGAAAATTCAAGAAAGGGTTCATAAAAATTGAAGGGGATGTGCTTATAGGTAGACATTGTCAAATAGGTGACTATACATATATAGAGGAGTCTAATGTAGATAACTTCACGATGATTGGGAAGGGAGTAAAGATAGTAAGAAGCGCGATTATGGATAGAGGTTATATTGGAGATAACGTATACATTGAAAATTCAATAATAGCTAGGCATGTCGAGATAAGGTCAAACGATGAGAAACCAGTTAGGATAATAAATAGTGTAATTGCCGACGATGTAATAATAGGGGAAGGTAGTGAGATTATAGGTTCTAGAATTTACCCACACAAGTTTATAAATGCCGGCAGTAGAATTCATGATACAATATTAACGTGA
- a CDS encoding DUF302 domain-containing protein yields the protein MFNIKECKLSFNECIKTLIERIKSYGAEVFAIVDHSENARKVGLNLEPTVVVYFGNPRVGTLLMLENRHIAYELPLRFLVWSENGVVKIGYRKPSDIGEEYNIRHGELLEKMDKFMEGLLSNL from the coding sequence ATGTTCAACATTAAGGAATGCAAGCTTAGCTTTAACGAGTGTATTAAGACATTAATTGAAAGGATAAAATCATATGGAGCTGAAGTTTTTGCAATTGTTGATCACTCTGAGAACGCGAGAAAGGTTGGGCTTAATTTAGAGCCTACTGTCGTAGTTTATTTTGGAAACCCTAGAGTTGGTACTTTATTAATGCTTGAGAATAGGCATATCGCTTATGAGTTACCTTTAAGGTTCCTAGTCTGGAGTGAAAATGGCGTTGTTAAGATTGGTTATAGGAAGCCGAGTGATATTGGAGAGGAGTATAATATAAGACATGGAGAATTGTTAGAGAAGATGGATAAGTTCATGGAGGGTTTACTCTCTAACCTTTAA
- a CDS encoding PadR family transcriptional regulator, translating into MARRTEKILGGIITLLILKTLLEEPKHGYELEKIIREKLDYKLPEGSIYVILKNLERRGLTIPQVMKNERGQEIKKYFITDKGKRFLLSHEKPLIAVRMVLDELIADIQKLKVRE; encoded by the coding sequence GTGGCTAGAAGGACAGAAAAGATTCTTGGTGGGATAATAACACTACTAATTTTAAAGACGCTTTTAGAAGAGCCAAAACACGGATATGAACTCGAAAAGATAATAAGAGAGAAGTTGGATTATAAACTACCAGAAGGTTCAATATACGTTATACTGAAGAACTTAGAAAGAAGAGGACTGACAATACCGCAAGTTATGAAAAACGAGAGAGGACAAGAGATAAAGAAGTACTTTATAACTGACAAGGGCAAAAGATTTTTACTATCCCACGAGAAACCGCTAATAGCTGTAAGAATGGTACTAGACGAGTTAATAGCAGATATCCAAAAATTAAAGGTTAGAGAGTAA
- the nadA gene encoding quinolinate synthase NadA, protein MTRVEELLSQIKKLKTEKNAIILGHNYMEYSVQLVSDFTGDSYDLAVKAMKTNAKIILFAGVYFMAEQASALNPDKKVLSPDPSAGCTLSDALDVKTLQEYKERYPNAPVVLYINTSIYAKALADYIVTSSTAVNVVQKLNAQTILFGPDANLANYVQQKVPNKKIIKVPPNGRCIVHANYTKQLVELARKKYPNALLMAHPEAPLEILESADFVGSTNQMIQFSKENKNEEFIVATEIGMINALKIKNPSKKFYPLVTTEACACARCPYMNIITLEKVKRSLEEEVYEVKVPEDIAERAKMAFENTMKLLE, encoded by the coding sequence ATGACTAGAGTTGAAGAGTTACTCAGTCAAATAAAGAAGCTAAAAACTGAAAAGAATGCAATAATTTTAGGACACAACTACATGGAATACTCTGTTCAGTTAGTTTCAGACTTCACTGGAGATTCTTACGACCTGGCAGTTAAGGCAATGAAGACAAACGCTAAGATTATACTATTTGCAGGAGTGTATTTCATGGCGGAACAAGCTTCAGCGTTAAATCCAGATAAGAAAGTACTTTCACCAGACCCTAGTGCAGGTTGTACTTTGTCTGACGCACTTGACGTTAAAACATTACAAGAGTATAAAGAGAGATACCCTAATGCCCCAGTAGTGCTTTACATAAATACCAGCATTTACGCTAAGGCTCTAGCAGATTACATAGTAACGTCTTCAACTGCAGTGAACGTCGTGCAGAAACTAAACGCACAAACAATACTATTTGGACCAGATGCCAATCTAGCTAATTACGTTCAACAAAAAGTTCCCAATAAGAAGATTATTAAAGTACCGCCAAATGGTAGATGTATAGTACATGCCAACTATACTAAGCAACTGGTAGAATTGGCAAGGAAAAAGTATCCTAATGCCTTGTTAATGGCTCATCCAGAGGCGCCATTGGAAATTTTAGAAAGCGCAGACTTCGTGGGATCTACCAATCAAATGATACAATTCTCAAAGGAGAATAAAAACGAGGAGTTCATTGTTGCAACAGAGATAGGTATGATAAACGCTCTGAAGATTAAGAATCCCAGTAAGAAATTCTATCCGCTCGTAACGACCGAAGCTTGCGCTTGTGCTAGATGCCCATATATGAACATAATAACTTTGGAAAAGGTAAAGAGGTCATTAGAGGAAGAGGTTTACGAGGTTAAAGTACCGGAGGATATTGCAGAAAGGGCTAAGATGGCATTTGAAAATACTATGAAGTTGTTAGAATGA
- a CDS encoding glycoside hydrolase family 15 protein: MRVSSIGNGRMLINFDEKGRIVDIYYPYIGMENQTSGNPIRLAIWDKDKNTISLDEEWETTVLYLDEANMVEIRSDIRKLGLSLLSYNFLDPDDPIYMSIIKVANNENNNRNIKIFFIHDINLYSNPFGDTAFYDPLSLSIVHYKSKRYLAFKVFTTTSIFSEYNVGKGDLIGDIYDGNLGLNGIENGDVNSSMGIEANIDPNSYVKLYYVIVADRNLEDLRQKIRKINFANVETSFTLTYMFWRNWLKKNKLFRNSLMQDIKRVYDVSLFVIRNHMDINGSIIASSDFSFVKIYGDSYQYCWPRDAAIAAYALDLAGYKELALRHFQFISNIVNSEGFLYHKYNPNTTLASSWHPWFYKGKRIYPIQEDETALEVWAIVSHYEKYEDIDEILPLYKKFVKPALKFMMSFMEEGLPKPSFDLWEERYGIHIYTVSTVYGALTKGAKLAYDVGDEILSEDLSDTSGLLKGMVLKRMTYNGRFIRRIDEENNQDLTVDSSLYAPFFFGLVDANDKIMINTINEIENKLTVNGGVIRYENDMYQRRKKQPNPWIITTLWLAEYYATINDKNKANEYIKWVINRALPTGFLPEQVDPETFEPTSVTPLVWSHAEFIIAINKLLNHI, from the coding sequence ATGAGAGTTTCTTCCATAGGAAATGGTAGAATGTTAATAAACTTCGATGAGAAGGGTAGAATAGTTGATATTTATTATCCTTACATTGGAATGGAAAACCAGACTTCTGGAAACCCGATTAGGTTAGCCATTTGGGATAAAGATAAGAATACCATCTCCTTAGATGAAGAATGGGAAACTACTGTATTGTATCTGGATGAAGCAAATATGGTTGAGATTAGGAGCGACATTAGGAAATTGGGACTTTCTCTTCTCTCTTACAACTTTCTAGACCCTGATGATCCGATTTATATGTCTATTATAAAAGTAGCAAATAATGAAAATAATAACAGAAATATAAAAATATTCTTTATACATGATATAAATTTATATTCAAATCCATTTGGGGATACTGCATTTTATGATCCCCTATCCCTTTCAATTGTTCATTATAAATCTAAACGATATCTGGCCTTTAAAGTATTTACTACAACATCAATATTTTCTGAATATAATGTAGGCAAAGGTGACTTGATTGGAGATATTTACGATGGCAATTTAGGGCTTAACGGTATAGAAAACGGAGATGTAAATTCAAGTATGGGTATAGAGGCAAATATAGATCCTAATTCCTATGTGAAATTATACTATGTAATCGTTGCAGATAGAAACCTAGAGGATTTAAGGCAAAAAATAAGAAAAATAAACTTCGCAAACGTAGAGACCTCATTCACGCTGACCTACATGTTTTGGCGGAATTGGCTAAAGAAAAATAAACTCTTCAGAAATAGTTTAATGCAAGATATTAAGAGAGTCTACGATGTTAGCCTTTTTGTAATAAGAAATCACATGGACATTAACGGGTCAATAATAGCCTCTTCAGACTTCTCCTTTGTAAAGATCTATGGGGATTCATATCAGTACTGTTGGCCTAGGGATGCGGCAATTGCTGCTTATGCCCTAGATCTAGCTGGTTATAAAGAACTGGCATTAAGACATTTTCAATTTATTTCTAATATAGTAAATTCTGAAGGTTTCTTGTACCATAAATATAATCCAAATACAACTCTAGCTAGTTCTTGGCATCCTTGGTTTTATAAGGGGAAAAGGATATATCCAATCCAAGAAGACGAGACAGCATTAGAAGTATGGGCAATAGTTAGCCATTACGAAAAATACGAAGACATTGACGAAATACTTCCCTTATATAAGAAGTTCGTAAAGCCAGCCTTAAAATTTATGATGTCCTTTATGGAAGAGGGATTACCAAAACCATCTTTTGATCTGTGGGAAGAAAGATATGGCATACATATTTATACAGTATCTACAGTTTACGGTGCATTAACGAAGGGAGCAAAGTTAGCTTATGATGTAGGAGATGAAATATTAAGTGAAGACTTAAGCGATACGTCAGGTTTATTAAAAGGAATGGTTTTGAAACGAATGACATATAATGGAAGGTTTATTAGAAGAATAGATGAGGAAAACAATCAAGATCTAACCGTGGACTCAAGTCTCTACGCACCATTCTTCTTTGGTCTTGTGGACGCAAATGACAAAATTATGATAAATACCATTAACGAGATTGAAAATAAATTGACCGTGAACGGTGGAGTAATAAGGTATGAGAATGATATGTATCAGAGGAGGAAAAAACAACCAAATCCTTGGATAATCACAACATTATGGCTAGCTGAATATTATGCGACAATTAACGATAAAAATAAGGCAAACGAGTACATAAAATGGGTAATTAATAGGGCATTACCAACTGGCTTTTTACCAGAACAAGTGGATCCAGAAACTTTTGAGCCGACATCAGTTACACCTTTAGTGTGGTCTCACGCTGAATTCATAATAGCAATTAATAAGCTCTTAAACCATATATAA
- a CDS encoding MFS transporter, with protein sequence MKTRILTLTSLSHFINDGNSWFLPVAFTFLITYLDISKFLIGILSGAFFFGISALASPLVSRVADKFTNYSRIMGIGILLWGIGLILFGYSIQLHFLPLTFISVAIAGFASAFYHPIGAAVLSITYKGNAGIALGINGSMGSLGRAIYPTLTLSLFAILNKDMTLDALIIGIISIIAALPSLFLKITITKEEDPKTPSPSTTTNTRSTLFVVILLTIIALLRSVFGQGISQFLPTLLVENYGYTYNVNLGEAITIALAAAVVGQPILGFLSDRVGRRLIYAISTFGAAIMLLLFLKIPNIALLSLFGFFNFSAFPLMLSIVGDFVPRNSASFANSLVWGLGVTGGGVIGPIIVGAISQVSNLVFASEIVTVMAFLAGALTALVPKPPKKSKVPLFG encoded by the coding sequence ATGAAAACCAGAATACTAACCTTAACTTCATTATCTCACTTTATAAACGATGGAAATAGCTGGTTTCTTCCAGTAGCATTCACATTTCTAATAACGTATCTTGATATATCAAAATTCCTAATTGGAATACTATCCGGTGCATTCTTCTTCGGCATATCTGCATTAGCCTCGCCATTAGTTTCTAGAGTAGCAGATAAGTTTACTAACTATTCCAGGATAATGGGAATAGGAATACTACTGTGGGGAATTGGACTAATACTATTCGGCTACTCAATACAACTTCACTTCTTGCCATTAACATTTATTTCAGTAGCAATAGCGGGTTTTGCATCAGCATTCTATCATCCAATAGGTGCTGCTGTCCTATCAATAACATACAAAGGAAATGCGGGTATTGCATTAGGTATTAACGGGTCAATGGGCAGTCTAGGCAGAGCGATTTACCCAACATTAACATTATCCCTGTTTGCAATATTGAATAAGGACATGACCTTAGATGCGCTAATAATAGGCATAATATCAATAATAGCAGCGTTACCATCATTATTCCTAAAGATTACTATTACGAAAGAAGAAGATCCCAAAACGCCTTCTCCCTCTACTACAACCAATACCAGAAGTACATTATTTGTAGTAATCTTGCTAACTATTATTGCACTACTACGAAGCGTATTTGGTCAAGGAATCTCACAGTTCCTTCCAACACTATTAGTAGAAAATTATGGCTATACTTACAACGTTAATTTAGGTGAAGCAATTACCATAGCCCTAGCCGCAGCTGTAGTAGGGCAACCGATACTGGGATTTCTATCAGATAGAGTAGGGAGAAGACTAATTTACGCCATATCGACCTTTGGCGCAGCCATAATGTTACTCCTATTTCTAAAAATACCGAACATAGCTTTACTCTCACTATTTGGATTCTTTAACTTCAGTGCATTTCCACTAATGTTATCAATAGTTGGAGATTTCGTACCTAGAAACTCAGCTAGTTTTGCAAACTCACTAGTTTGGGGATTAGGAGTTACTGGCGGAGGAGTTATTGGACCAATAATAGTAGGAGCAATATCTCAAGTTTCAAACCTAGTATTTGCGAGCGAAATTGTAACCGTAATGGCTTTCCTCGCGGGAGCATTGACAGCCTTAGTTCCCAAACCGCCAAAGAAAAGCAAGGTACCATTATTTGGGTAA
- the nadC gene encoding carboxylating nicotinate-nucleotide diphosphorylase encodes MIEWIYVKRLLDYLEEDVMPEDITTKFLEGIKARGVVKCKDSGILAGNRFVIPFLNYLGFSNINGEKDGSEVNKNDVVLIFEGNADVLTVERLILNFLGKLSGIATITNLMVKRAREVNPNVRISGTRKTTPGFRLFEKYAIEVGGGDPHRYNLSDAVLIKDNHIALYGNIEELIKRVKSSVSFTKIIEVEVSSYEDAIRAYKAGADAILLDNMKPYEILPIVNELKGKVILEVSGGVTPDNVVDYAKTGVDVISSGYITHSSRSLDFSLDVGKNLILEKLFK; translated from the coding sequence TTGATTGAGTGGATTTACGTTAAGAGGCTCTTGGATTATTTAGAAGAAGACGTAATGCCAGAGGATATTACTACTAAATTTTTAGAGGGTATAAAGGCAAGAGGTGTTGTTAAGTGTAAGGATTCTGGGATTTTGGCGGGTAATAGGTTTGTTATTCCTTTTCTCAACTACTTAGGGTTTTCTAACATAAATGGGGAGAAAGACGGTAGTGAGGTTAACAAAAATGACGTTGTTTTGATTTTTGAGGGTAATGCTGATGTTTTGACTGTTGAGAGGCTTATTTTGAACTTCCTAGGTAAGCTTTCCGGCATTGCAACTATTACCAATTTAATGGTTAAGAGGGCTAGAGAAGTTAACCCTAATGTAAGAATTTCTGGCACTAGGAAGACTACCCCGGGCTTTAGGTTATTTGAAAAGTACGCTATTGAGGTTGGTGGTGGTGATCCTCATAGGTATAATTTATCCGATGCTGTGTTGATTAAGGATAATCACATTGCTCTGTATGGGAATATCGAGGAGCTTATTAAGAGGGTTAAATCTTCAGTGAGCTTTACTAAAATTATTGAAGTTGAGGTTTCTTCTTATGAAGACGCAATAAGGGCTTATAAGGCTGGTGCTGATGCCATATTACTAGATAATATGAAACCTTACGAGATTTTACCAATAGTCAATGAGCTTAAGGGTAAGGTCATTTTAGAGGTTTCTGGTGGGGTAACGCCGGATAATGTTGTTGATTACGCTAAGACTGGCGTGGATGTTATTTCCAGTGGTTATATTACACATAGTTCTAGGTCTTTGGATTTCTCTCTTGATGTAGGAAAAAATCTAATTTTGGAAAAACTTTTTAAGTAA